One window of the Candidozyma auris chromosome 6, complete sequence genome contains the following:
- the GCN3 gene encoding translation initiation factor eIF2B subunit alpha: MTESDFDIKETYLKFLEDDRDMTMPIAAIESLVTMLRVKQPSTSSELIKLVQANIDTLKSSISNAISLSAGCDLFMRFVMRNTNLYSDWESCKKNLVENGELFVQRAKESREKSAEFGVPFIKDDDTILVHSFSRVVFQLLQKARSEKLLRFKVIVTEARPSEKGYHMAKLLREADIPVEVIVDSAVGYVLHKIDKVLVGAEGVAESGGIINHIGSYQIGCLAKANNKPFYVVTESHKFVRLFPLAPNDLPHGIASALEEHGSSELETSQGVLKTQSIDFTPHEFITALITDLGVLTPSAVSEELIKMWYD, translated from the coding sequence ATGACTGAGTCGGATtttgacatcaaggagaCCTATctcaagttcttggaggATGATCGCGACATGACTATGCCCATAGCGGCCATTGAGTCGCTTGTGACGATGCTTCGGGTGAAGCAGCCCTCGACATCCTCTGAATTGATCAAGCTCGTTCAAGCCAACATCGACACCTTAAAGCTGTCGATCTCTAACGCCATTTCGCTTTCTGCGGGGTGTGACTTGTTCATGCGTTTTGTGATGCGTAACACAAACTTGTATTCTGACTGGGAgtcttgcaagaagaatttAGTGGAGAATGGGGAGCTCTTCGTGCAGAGAGCGAAGGAGTCCAGAGAGAAGCTGGCCGAGTTTGGCGTGCccttcatcaaagatgaCGACACAATTTTGGTTCACTCATTCTCTCGTGTTGTGTTTCAGCTTTTACAAAAAGCGAGATCGGAGAAGTTATTGCGGTTCAAGGTCATCGTCACAGAAGCCCGTCCCTCTGAAAAGGGCTACCACATGGCTAAGCTCCTAAGAGAAGCAGACATTCCTGTAGAAGTCATTGTGGACAGTGCTGTGGGCTACGTTCTTCATAAGATAGATAAGGTCCTTGTCGGCGCTGAAGGCGTGGCAGAAAGTGGTGGTATCATCAATCATATCGGTTCATACCAGATTGGCTGCTTGGCGAAGGCAAATAATAAGCCATTCTACGTGGTTACTGAGTCACATAAATTCGTTAGATTATTTCCGTTAGCTCCAAACGACTTGCCTCACGGGATCGCAAGTGCCCTAGAAGAGCACGGCTCTTCAGAATTAGAAACACTGCAAGGCGTTCTCAAAACGCAGTCTATTGACTTTACTCCACACGAGTTCATCACAGCTCTTATCACGGACCTTGGTGTTTTAACGCCGTCCGCTGTGTCGGAGGAATTAATTAAGATGTGGTATGACTAA
- the DOA4 gene encoding ubiquitin-specific protease DOA4, producing the protein MSKPDAQTTYSLQESHHISKSLARNVLQNVSRVNDLLGIQITLLEIFKFEAERFDALGYCDVSMAYVAHNANIYLAKAASEAPSTAAKPIIEKILESIQDNKEKASAIERCLRSISVSKQNIDDLSDPLLMRFANLKTGVSEAPVASSFEGFLYSDSVSVYELNHLIRSRPDDVLLLDFRTKKEFNYSHINFSNIVNIEPSKLSALLKNYSQPTEQQLLALILDADSANLFKKRQKFGLIVAYNLRFGGIGNSKFQALEYSLINKEDKGIPSKNPFRDLFDTLMFKAEYISSRPQQYPVYLNGGLERWYTTFGEGSLTTRSQRSQSKLQSNGLPSSGSSSERSYVKSFGDYIASAKSATPPPKYTTIDTQRTNDHDYIRPKSRVPPSIVPSTNRPSYSPPVGKRPDVTTSPVSPPPKPPRIELSGTPSPAVHVKEDTTERQMNGPETNTFLDNFATGLTNLGNSCYMNCVLQCLGATPQLTSFFFSTNNNEATSSYRQHINTSNRLGTSGVLTTNFVKLLGNMFNNVGKYFAPHEFKKAIGTVSAGRQFASFDQQDCIEFLNFVLDSLHEDLNQRAVEDGEERSKIMELSPEQEQTRELLPVRLASTIEWERYLKLNFSIIVDYFQGQYLSQLKCLECGMTSTTYNAYSILSLPIPERLGKDKVVTLAQCLDLFTDTELLDDDNKWHCPRCKRFTKSTKKISITRLPRVLIVHFKRFQMSLSGHFNKLETFVKYPVNETLDLTSYWPSAGTYVNSDVARRMNVSEEQQNLSKFPQRHQVPPFKYKLYGVVNHFGNLTNGHYTAYVKKGSDSKQRKEWCYFDDAKVSYDCKVDQVVNKHAYCLFFQRI; encoded by the coding sequence ATGAGCAAACCAGATGCTCAAACAACGTACTCACTTCAAGAGCTGCATCACATCCTGAAGTCTCTTGCCAGAAATGTTCTACAGAACGTTTCCAGGGTCAATGATCTTTTGGGTATCCAGATTACCTTActtgagatcttcaagtttgagGCCGAACGGTTCGATGCCTTAGGATATTGTGACGTTTCCATGGCTTACGTTGCACATAATGCAAATATTTACCTCGCAAAAGCTGCTTCAGAAGCGCCATCCACGGCAGCGAAGCCGATAATAGAAAAGATCCTCGAACTGATCCAGGATAATAAGGAAAAGGCAAGTGCAATCGAGAGGTGTCTTCGTCTGATCTCGGTCCTGAAACAAAATATTGACGATTTGAGTGACCCACTTCTAATGAGGTTTGCAAATCTCAAAACTGGAGTTCTGGAAGCACCTGTAGCCTCTTCATTTGAGGGCTTCTTATACTCAGACTCGGTACTGGTATACGAACTCAACCACCTTATACGATCGCGCCCTGATGATGTTCTCCTTTTAGACTTCAGaacaaagaaggagttcAATTATAGTCACATTAATTTCCTGAATATTGTGAATATCGAGCCGTCTAAGTTGTCTGCTCTATTGAAGAATTACCTGCAACCTACTGAGCAGCAACTACTAGCTCTTATATTGGATGCTGACAGTGCAAATTTGTTTAAAAAGCGACAGAAGTTTGGACTTATTGTTGCATACAATCTACGATTTGGAGGTATCGGAAACAGCAAGTTTCAGGCGTTGGAATACCTGCTTATAAACAAGGAGGATAAGGGGATTCCTTCGAAGAATCCGTTTAGAGATCTCTTTGATACTCTTATGTTCAAAGCAGAATACATAAGCTCAAGGCCCCAACAGTATCCTGTCTATTTGAATGGTGGCCTTGAAAGATGGTACACAacttttggagaaggatcCCTCACCACACGCTCCCAAAGATCCCAGTCGAAACTTCAAAGCAATGGCTTGCCATCCAGCGgttcatcatcagaaagATCATACGTCAAGAGTTTTGGAGACTACATCGCCAGCGCCAAATCTGCAACCCCACCTCCAAAATACACCACTATAGACACACAGAGGACAAATGATCACGATTACATCAGACCCAAATCGAGAGTACCTCCTAGTATCGTACCATCAACTAACAGACCCTCTTATAGTCCACCCGTGGGGAAGCGGCCAGATGTCACGACGAGTCCAGTGTCCCCGCCTCCGAAACCACCTCGTATCGAACTTTCAGGAACTCCTCTGCCAGCTGTGCACGTGAAGGAGGATACTACAGAAAGACAAATGAATGGTCCAGAGACCAATACGTTCCTTGATAATTTCGCTACGGGATTAACGAATTTGGGAAACTCGTGTTATATGAATTGTGTTCTTCAATGCTTAGGTGCCACACCTCAGCTTacgtctttcttcttttccacgAATAATAATGAAGCAACAAGTTCATACCGTCAGCATATCAACACAAGTAATAGATTGGGTACCAGTGGAGTCTTGACGACCAATTTTGTCAAGCTCTTGGGTAATATGTTCAACAATGTGGGCAAATACTTTGCACCACACGAGTTTAAAAAAGCCATTGGCACTGTTTCTGCAGGCCGTCAATTTGCATCCTTCGATCAACAGGATTGTATCGAATTTCTTAATTTTGTATTAGATTCGTTGCATGAAGATCTCAATCAGCGTGCTGTTGAAGacggagaagaaagaagtaAGATCATGGAACTTTCTCCAGAACAAGAACAGACCAGAGAACTTCTTCCAGTGAGACTCGCATCAACAATCGAATGGGAGAGGTATCTAAAACTAAACTTCTCGATCATTGTGGACTACTTTCAAGGACAGTATTTGTCACAATTGAAATGTCTCGAGTGTGGTATGACGTCTACAACTTACAATGCTTATTCCATTCTTTCACTTCCTATACCTGAAAGATTGGGAAAAGATAAGGTTGTAACTTTAGCTCAATGCCTAGACCTTTTTACTGATACAGAGCTTTTAGACGACGACAACAAGTGGCATTGTCCGAGATGTAAAAGATTTACAAAGCTGACCAAAAAGATTTCGATAACCAGGCTTCCTCGAGTACTTATTGTGcacttcaaaagatttcAGATGCTGCTTTCGGGCCatttcaacaagcttgaGACCTTCGTTAAATATCCTGTTAACGAGACTCTTGATCTAACATCGTACTGGCCGCTGGCGGGCACTTATGTCAACTCGGACGTTGCAAGGCGCATGAATGTATCAGAAGAACAGCAAAATCTTTCCAAATTTCCCCAAAGACATCAGGTTCCACCTTTCAAATATAAACTCTACGGTGTTGTCAACCATTTTGGCAACTTGACCAATGGCCACTACACAGCTTACGTCAAAAAAGGAAGCGATCtgaagcaaagaaaagaatggTGTTATTTTGATGATGCTAAAGTTCTGTATGACTGCAAAGTTGATCAGGTGGTCAACAAACACGCCTATTGTTTGTTCTTCCAGAGAATCTAA
- the LCB2 gene encoding serine C-palmitoyltransferase LCB2 — MSETIPDAPIDNRPDEVKADLEYGRLTSKDHLFVSKHPVGEPLPTPIDDEPPLVIHLATFVSYLILILIGHIRDFFGKIFKPEDYEDLVEKDGYAPWYDGFENFYVRRLKLRIDDCFARPIHGAPGRYVKCFERVRKGKKFIYTGESRECLNLSSYNYLGFAQSKGVCTDYANDILQKYGASSCGPRNAIGTTDLHRECESVIAEFVGKEDAIVVSQGYGTNASLFASLVDSSCLVISDSLNHASIRFGIRISGASVKVFEHNNMEDLEKLIRNQIAQGQPRTHRPWKKIIIAVEGLYSMEGNMVNLPRVIELKNKYKCYLFVDEAHSIGALGPHGRGVCDYFSVSPSQVDLLMGTLTKSFGATGGYVAADKWIIDKMRLTYFNNSFGEGVPPPVLGQIISSLQVINGTLSPGEGEERLRRIAFNSRYLRLGLKKLGFIVYGADDSPVIPLLLYLPAKMPALSRMLYNEKIAVVVVGYPATPIATARARLCVSSALTKEDLDYVLEKFSEVGDLLQLKYSSGIAGGSREPGVAPRMSIKEVLDTNVEDSKLPKLF, encoded by the coding sequence ATGTCGGAGACCATCCCGGACGCTCCCATTGACAACAGGCCAGACGAGGTGAAGGCTGATCTTGAGTATGGCCGCTTGACGCTGAAGGACCATTTATTTGTGCTGAAGCACCCTGTGGGCGAGCCGCTCCCGACCCCTATTGACGACGAGCCTCCGTTGGTGATCCACTTGGCGACGTTTGTCAGCTatttgatcttgattttgattgGCCACATCCGTGacttctttggcaagatcttcaagcCCGAAGACTACGAGGATTTGGTGGAGAAGGACGGGTATGCGCCTTGGTACGATGGCTTTGAGAACTTCTATGTGCGCCGAttgaagttgagaatcGACGACTGTTTTGCCAGGCCCATCCACGGTGCTCCTGGCCGCTATGTAAAGTGCTTCGAGCGGGTGAGAAAGGGCAAGAAGTTCATCTACACGGGCGAATCCAGAGAGTGCTTGAACTTGTCTTCATACAACTACTTGGGTTTTGCTCAGTCCAAGGGTGTGTGCACCGACTACGCCAATGACATCTTGCAGAAGTACGGTGCTTCTTCGTGTGGTCCTAGAAACGCCATTGGCACAACTGACTTGCACCGCGAGTGTGAGCTGGTCATTGCTGAGTTTGTCGGTAAGGAAGATGCCATTGTCGTCTCGCAGGGTTACGGCACCAACGCCAGCTTGTTTGCGTCTTTGGTGGACTCGTCGTGTCTTGTCATCAGTGATTCGCTTAACCATGCCTCCATCAGATTTGGTATTCGTATCTCTGGCGCCTCTGTCAAGGTTTTTGAGCACAACAACATggaggacttggagaagttgatcagAAATCAGATTGCCCAGGGTCAACCTCGTACTCACAGACCGTGGAAGAAGATTATCATTGCAGTTGAAGGTCTTTATTCCATGGAGGGCAACATGGTGAACTTGCCCCGCGTGATCgaattgaagaacaagtaTAAGTGCTAcctctttgttgatgaggcCCACTCCATCGGTGCTCTTGGTCCCCATGGAAGAGGTGTGTGTGATTACTTCTCCGTGTCTCCCTCCCAAGttgatcttttgatggGTACCTTAACAAAGTCTTTTGGTGCCACTGGTGGCTACGTTGCTGCTGACAAGTGGATTATCGACAAGATGAGATTGActtacttcaacaactcgtTTGGAGAAGGCGTTCCTCCTCCAGTGTTGGGCCAAATCATCTCCTCTTTGCAAGTGATTAACGGTACATTGAGCCCCGGCGAGGGTGAAGAGcgtttgagaagaatcgCATTTAACTCGCGTTATTTAAGACTTgggttgaagaagctcggATTTATCGTTTACGGCGCTGACGACTCCCCAGTGATTCCATTGTTGTTGTACTTGCCAGCCAAGATGCCTgctctttcaagaatgctTTACAATGAGAAGATCGCTGTTGTCGTTGTGGGCTACCCTGCCACCCCTATCGCAACGGCCAGAGCTAGGTTGTGCGTCAGTTCGGCGTTAACCAAAGAGGATTTGGACTAtgtgttggagaagttcagcgaggttggtgatttgttgcaattgaaatACAGCAGTGGTATCGCTGGTGGTTCTCGTGAACCAGGCGTGGCTCCCCGCATGAGTATTAAAGAGGTTCTTGATACAAACGTGGAAGATAGCAAGCTTCCCAAGTTGTTCTAG